The Nostoc sp. NIES-3756 DNA window ATGGCGTTAATCTACTTTCGCCGCCGGCGAGACCGATGCTTTGTTTTCCGATTTTTTGCTTCATGGTTAACTTCTAGCAAACTGTGATAACGAGCAAAGCCTCTTGTCCAAGTGGGAACTCCAATAAATTTACTTAAAAAGCGCCAACTTCTACCACCAGATAATATCCACCAAGTGGCCATCCCCCAACCTGCAATCAAAAATGTCCATAGCCATCTTTGAAAGTCATCGGCGAATATACCCCCAAAAATTCCATTGATGATTAAGTAGGATGTTAGACAAATTACTGTCCAAGGAAATATTTGATCAGCAGGAATTGGCCCTAGTGAGGGTTGAGAACCTAAAATTTGATTAACTGGGCGAAATTCTTGTGATCTTTCCTCAGACATAAATTGTTTCTCTGTTAGATGCGGGATGGAGGTTAGAGGCTAAAGGGATTTAGCTCAAACTAAATGGTGAAGTAATTATTGTCTATTGCTATCACCAATTACAAAGCCTGTTAATACATCTGCAATAGTAACAGCAACGACTACTAATAGAGGAGTTCTCGCTACACTTTGCCAATCTTCGTCTTTACGAACTGCATTAATTACGCCAACGAGAGATATAGCAATATACAGTAAAAATATGCCTCGCAACACGTTAAAAATTAAACTGACGGCTGCTTGACCACCACCATTATTTTCACTCCCCTGTGTTAACGTAGTTTTGAAAAAATTCTCTGCTTTGCCAAAAAATTGTGCCTGTGCGGGAAAGGCTAAACAATCTAGCCAAAACAAACTGAGAATCAAAGATGCTGCTAATATTTGGCAAACAATTAACCATCGTTTTGGTAAATTTAATTGCTGTCCAGCTTGATGAATTACTATGGCAACCAAACTACCAAATAGCATACAAAAGAGTAGCAAGGGGCTTTTTAAGCTGATAACACTGAGAAATACAGCGCAAGCCAACAAGAATGGTACTGATTCTACTATTTTTAACCGTAATTGTCTTATTATTAGTCCCATTTTATTAACATTTATAGCTTCATTTATTGTAGAAGTAATATATTTTTTTTGTGCATGAATGTTCTTTTTAGGCATTTTATTGATTGTCCTACTATCTAGTAAAAACCCTGGTTGACGCGGTTGTTGAAACCTTGATAATTTATCATGCACTAACACCTTTTATTCAAAAACTCTTAATTTTTAGGTGCATATCTATTTATGATATTATGGATGGTTAAAACTAAGTTAACTCCATCTTAATAATCTATTAAATAAATATCGTCAACTGCATATATCCCTAGCTAGGTCACGATTTTCAGACTTTTAGGTGACTTAATCTTCATACCCGCCTAGTATGACTAGTTGATGAATAAATGAACTTTGTGTTGCATAACTATCAATTTTCCATCTTAATTTGATGAATTGACACAAACTGCTATGATTAGCAGGGTTATTTAATTAGTCAAAAGCTTCAAATTACATAAATTAATCAACAAAAAATCCTCAATCAAGTATCGAAGCTACAACCTTATTGAACCCAGGTTGCGCAAGACTACTTCGCAAAAAGGTAGTAAATGGCTCTGGTAGACGCAAATAAGCTTATTTTGAGAACACATACCCAAAACCTAGTCGCAAATGGATTAGCTACTTATGTACAAGCGATCGCCCATACATAACCTCTGCACTAAGTTACTGGATAGAGGGACAAATGTCTAGTCTCAAATACTAGCATCTTAGCGGTTTTTGCCAAACAGTCACACCAGTTGATGGGAAATGCCACCCTTTTATGTATTAATTCTATCTATCAATTAATATAACTCTCCTGTCTCTATGTGGGTAGAAAAATTATACCTCTATGAAAAAATTCAGTGCAATTACAGAGTTATATAAAAAATGCGATCGCCAAAAAACAAAATCCATTTTTAAGATGTATAGCAGAAGGTCGGCTGCAAGAGTTCGTTTTATACTAATGGCATTATTCCTTACTATAAATATCTGCGTTTCGATAGATGACTAACAGCTACACTCGCTTACAGCTAATTTTGGCAGATTCGCCTGTCAGTGAAGTATTATCTGCCATAGCTCAACTTCATCTACCTAATTGGTGGTTAGCAGGCGGTGCAGTACGCAACACGGTCTGGCGTTTTTTATTTAGCGACAACTGTACCTTATTCATCAAAGATTTTGATATAGCCTTTTTTGACGAAGCAGGAAACCGCGATCAAGAATTAGCAGCTAAGGCTTACCTGACAAACTTATTCCCCCATCACCAGTTTGATGTAAAAAATCAAGCCAGTTTTGCTAGGTGGCGACCAGGCCGCAGAACCTACACCAGCACTGAAGATGGGATACAAGATTGGCTACATACAGCCACAGCTGTAGGTGTGCGTGTAGATACTCAAAGACAATGGGAATTTTTTACACCTTATGGCTTAGATGATTTATTCATCGGCATTATTCGTCCCACACCAGCCCATATTAATAACCCAGATGCTCATAGTAAAGCAGCTGGGTTTCTATCAAAATGCCCTGATCTTAAATTAGCCGACTAAACATAATATATCTGCGACTGAATATTGAGCAAATTAGCTTACTGTCGCCGATTAACCAATGTGGCGCTAGCTTGGTCAACAGGCATGAGTATTACTTCATTAATATTGACATGAGGCGATCGCGTGGCGCAAAAAAAGATTACATCAGCAATATCCTCTGGTGTCAGTGGTTGAACTCCCTGGTAAACCTTTTTCGCCCGTTCTGTATCACCATGAAAGCGGATTTGGCTAAATTCGGTTTCTACCATCCCAGGATCAACGGAAGTTACACGTACTGGAGTACCCAAAAGGTCTTGTTTTAAGCCTTCAGAAATCGCTTTCACTGCGGCTTTTGTTGCACAGTACACATTACCACCAGGATAAGTTTGATGTCCGGCGATGGAACCGAGACTGATGACATGACCGCGACCTCTAGCCACCATACCAGGAACAATATAACGCGTAAAATAAAGCAGACCTTTGATATTGGTATCGATCATTTCT harbors:
- a CDS encoding nucleotidyltransferase family protein, with translation MTNSYTRLQLILADSPVSEVLSAIAQLHLPNWWLAGGAVRNTVWRFLFSDNCTLFIKDFDIAFFDEAGNRDQELAAKAYLTNLFPHHQFDVKNQASFARWRPGRRTYTSTEDGIQDWLHTATAVGVRVDTQRQWEFFTPYGLDDLFIGIIRPTPAHINNPDAHSKAAGFLSKCPDLKLAD
- a CDS encoding SDR family oxidoreductase, yielding MISLKNQTVLITGASSGIGNACARIFAGAGVKLILAARRLEKLQQLADELSKDFGVETHLLQLDVRDRHAVESAITSLPPAWSEIDILINNAGLSRGLDKLHEGDFQDWEEMIDTNIKGLLYFTRYIVPGMVARGRGHVISLGSIAGHQTYPGGNVYCATKAAVKAISEGLKQDLLGTPVRVTSVDPGMVETEFSQIRFHGDTERAKKVYQGVQPLTPEDIADVIFFCATRSPHVNINEVILMPVDQASATLVNRRQ